In a single window of the Raphanus sativus cultivar WK10039 chromosome 9, ASM80110v3, whole genome shotgun sequence genome:
- the LOC108824290 gene encoding uncharacterized protein LOC108824290: protein MASKSYHPLHLIILFVYAVAISSSFLAVRSHEQNNGDEEMRSRGGGGRRLLLGFKETPKGSNVTFECSPSGPCVSCNSSEKRKEKYRCSETGYRIPFKCREVRGGGEEASSHKKDAEEKTQQNEQSNASNNDDEEVVVDASSVKQRNLRDDDSSSSPASKAKKSQSYKTYRSCVPSADEERVSVLGFEAVMLGLLLVSGSAVYYRKKQTVPMAGVSSGRSQSNSRF, encoded by the exons ATGGCTTCCAAGAGTTATCATCCACTGCATCTGATCATCCTCTTTGTCTACGCTGTTGCTATCTCATCATCTTTTCTCGCCGTCAGATCACACGAACA GAACAACGGAGACGAAGAGATGAGAAGCCGCGGCGGCGGGGGGCGAAGGCTCCTTCTAGGTTTCAAAGAGACTCCAAAAGGAAGCAACGTCACCTTCGAGTGCTCTCCTTCAGGTCCTTGCGTCTCCTGCAATTCCTCCGAAAAG AGAAAAGAGAAGTATCGTTGCAGCGAAACTGGTTATCGGATTCCTTTCAAATGTAGAGAggtgagaggaggaggagaggaagCTTCTTCACACAAGAAAGACGCAGAAGAGAAGACGCAACAAAATGAGCAATCTAATGCCAGTAATAATGATGACGAAGAAGTTGTTGTTGATGCATCGTCGGTGAAACAGAGGAACCTGCGTGATGAcgactcttcttcttcaccggCATCGAAAGCTAAGAAGTCTCAGTCTTACAAAACTTACAGAAGCTGTGTCCCTTCTGCGGATGAGGAGAGAGTGTCAGTTCTTGGTTTCGAG GCGGTTATGCTAGGACTGTTACTCGTGAGTGGATCCGCTGTATATTACAGAAAGAAACAGACAGTACCGATGGCCGGAGTATCCAGTGGAAGATCACAGAGCAATTCCCGGTTTTAA
- the LOC130500281 gene encoding F-box/kelch-repeat protein At1g24800-like encodes MSNVGEKLVGEKKEAAAQQPQQYLTMNAKLYSLERFQADFVDVSVKEVDLLNELEVSKVYHCDGLVLCVAKDKKDDSPKLVLWNPYLCQTRWIEPREEFNKNNRFAIGYDDGGSGSGSDSQRNHKIMSLADTFGPERKHELVCEIYEIRSNSWRVLDVVKDYPKWSIDMDQRGVSVKGNTYFFAHHLADRVFRGLVLKQEEIFLICFDFAKERFGPRLPFPFDSFDGFNGDLVTLSSFVSGGGDEQLAVLFGGYESGFFEIWVTLTVDPNGASWSKFLRMDPGPFCSYGFQLYPSSGGSFLVDEDNKLAVLFELDQTQTTHKAFVFGQDGSFKSSVSLGQALLLENRSYNKLYKAARPPLVSSSPYRPSSVQLNQTNV; translated from the coding sequence ATGAGCAATGTCGGTGAGAAATTGGTTGGGGAGAAGAAAGAAGCAGCAGCGCAGCAGCCGCAACAGTATCTGACGATGAATGCGAAGCTCTACTCTCTGGAGAGGTTCCAAGCAGATTTTGTTGATGTCTCGGTAAAGGAGGTAGATTTGCTCAACGAGTTGGAGGTATCCAAAGTATATCACTGCGATGGGTTGGTGTTATGCGTGGCTAAGGACAAGAAGGACGACTCCCCGAAGCTGGTGTTGTGGAACCCTTATCTGTGTCAAACAAGGTGGATCGAACCGAGAGAAGAGTTCAACAAAAATAACAGGTTCGCGATCGGATACGACGACGGCGGCTCAGGCTCAGGCTCAGACTCGCAGCGCAACCACAAAATCATGAGTTTAGCGGATACCTTTGGACCAGAACGCAAACACGAGCTTGTGTGCGAAATCTATGAAATTAGGTCTAATTCATGGAGGGTTCTCGATGTGGTGAAGGATTATCCCAAGTGGTCGATAGATATGGATCAGCGAGGCGTGTCTGTCAAGGGAAACACCTACTTTTTTGCTCATCATCTTGCAGACAGAGTTTTTAGAGGACTCGTGTTAAAACAGGAGgaaattttcttaatctgtttTGATTTTGCCAAAGAGAGGTTTGGACCACGCCTCCCTTTTCCTTTTGACTCTTTCGATGGTTTCAATGGTGACCTTGTGACCCTCTCAAGCTTCGTTAGCGGTGGTGGTGATGAGCAGCTTGCGGTCCTCTTTGGTGGTTATGAATCTGGCTTTTTTGAGATTTGGGTTACCCTTACTGTCGACCCCAACGGTGCGTCCTGGAGCAAGTTTTTGCGAATGGACCCGGGCCCCTTCTGTAGCTACGGTTTTCAGCTCTATCCATCTTCTGGTGGGAGCTTCCTTGTTGATGAGGACAACAAACTTGCTGTCTTGTTTGAACTAGACCAAACCCAGACCACTCACAAGGCTTTTGTGTTTGGACAAGACGGCTCCTTCAAATCCTCCGTCAGCCTCGGACAAGCTCTCTTACTCGAAAACCGTTCTTATAACAAACTCTACAAAGCTGCTCGTCCCCCACTTGTTTCCTCTTCCCCTTATCGTCCAAGCTCAGTCCAACTCAACCAAACGAATGTTTAA
- the LOC108825967 gene encoding probable LRR receptor-like serine/threonine-protein kinase At1g69990: MITITFFIMILLSSSSYAEDDVLCLKGLKNSLTDPSGRLTTWSFPNSSSSSICELAGVSCWNEKENRILSLHLPSMQLSGQIPESLKLCRSLQSLDLSGNEISGEIPPEICSWLPYLVTLDLSGNKLSGSIPSEIADCKFLNGLALNENKLTGPVPFKLTRLDRLQRLSLSDNDLSGSIPADLSRFGEDGFAGNDGLCGRPLSSCGALNGKNVTVIVISGVTGAVGSLCVGFAVFWWFFVGDARRRKRNGYGAGESNDDGDWIGLLKSRQLVQVALFQKPIVKIRLVDLIVATNSFDSDSVLVVSSRTGVSYRADLPDGSALEVKRLSCGYGVGEKQFRSEVNMLGQMRHPNLVPLLGFCVVEEERLLVYKHMGNGTLNSRLRGLDWPGRVRVGVGAARGLAWLHHGCEHACMHQYISSNVILLDEDFDARVIDYGLGKLVVSSSRDSNDSSFSNGDLGEVGYVAPECSSTMVASLSGDVYAFGVVLLEIVTGRKPVSFDSGEDGFNGSLVDWVSKHLSNGRSRDVVDRSLIGKGYDDDEIMQFLRIACSCVVSRPKERPSMIQVYESLKKLGDRYGFFSDHSDEFVSTDV; the protein is encoded by the coding sequence ATGATCACAATCACCTTCTTCATCATGATCCTACTTTCATCTTCCTCTTACGCAGAAGACGACGTGCTCTGTCTCAAAGGCCTCAAGAACTCGCTCACCGATCCTTCAGGCCGGCTCACCACCTGGTCCTTCCCCAACTCTTCGTCTTCCTCAATCTGCGAACTCGCCGGAGTCTCCTGCTGGAACGAGAAGGAGAATCGCATCCTCTCCCTCCACCTCCCGTCGATGCAACTCTCCGGTCAGATTCCCGAATCTCTCAAGCTTTGCCGCAGCTTGCAGTCTCTGGACCTCTCCGGCAACGAAATCTCCGGAGAGATTCCTCCAGAGATCTGCTCGTGGCTCCCTTACCTCGTCACGTTAGACCTCTCCGGTAACAAACTCTCCGGCTCGATACCTTCAGAGATCGCTGACTGCAAATTCTTGAACGGTTTGGCTCTCAACGAGAATAAGTTAACCGGTCCGGTTCCTTTTAAGTTAACCCGGTTAGACCGGCTCCAGCGGCTTTCTCTCTCCGACAACGATCTCTCCGGTTCGATTCCCGCCGACCTCTCCCGTTTCGGAGAAGACGGGTTCGCCGGAAACGACGGACTTTGCGGGAGGCCGTTGTCAAGCTGCGGAGCGTTGAACGGTAAGAACGTGACGGTCATTGTCATCTCCGGTGTGACGGGAGCTGTCGGGTCGTTGTGCGTCGGGTTCGCCGTGTTCTGGTGGTTCTTCGTCGGAGACgcgaggaggaggaagaggaacgGTTACGGCGCAGGAGAGTCTAACGACGACGGTGATTGGATCGGTCTGTTGAAGTCGCGTCAGCTCGTTCAGGTTGCTCTGTTTCAGAAACCTATCGTGAAGATCAGATTGGTTGATTTGATTGTCGCTACGAACAGTTTCGATTCCGACAGTGTCCTTGTTGTCTCTTCGAGAACCGGTGTTTCTTACAGAGCTGATTTGCCTGACGGGTCAGCGCTTGAGGTCAAGAGGCTTAGCTGTGGGTATGGGGTTGGTGAGAAGCAGTTTAGGTCGGAGGTGAACATGTTAGGTCAGATGAGGCATCCGAATCTGGTTCCGCTTCTCGGGTTCTGCGTTGTGGAGGAGGAGAGGTTGTTGGTGTATAAGCACATGGGTAACGGGACGTTGAACTCTCGGTTGCGGGGTTTGGATTGGCCGGGTCGGGTTAGAGTCGGTGTTGGAGCGGCTAGAGGGCTAGCTTGGCTGCACCATGGATGTGAACATGCGTGTATGCATCAGTACATTAGCTCAAATGTGATTCTTCTAGATGAAGATTTTGATGCTCGTGTTATAGATTATGGTTTGGGGAAGCTAGTAGTGAGTTCTTCTCGGGACTCTAACGATAGCTCGTTTAGTAACGGAGATCTCGGTGAGGTTGGCTACGTTGCGCCCGAGTGTTCGAGCACTATGGTTGCGTCTTTGAGTGGGGATGTGTATGCGTTTGGGGTTGTGCTTCTTGAGATTGTTACGGGACGAAAGCCGGTTTCGTTTGACAGTGGTGAAGATGGGTTTAATGGGAGTTTAGTGGATTGGGTGAGTAAGCATTTGAGTAATGGGAGAAGCAGAGATGTGGTTGATAGAAGTTTGATTGGTAAAggatatgatgatgatgagatcaTGCAGTTTTTGAGAATCGCGTGTAGCTGTGTTGTGTCGAGGCCTAAAGAAAGACCATCGATGATCCAAGTTTACGAGTCTTTGAAGAAGTTGGGAGATCGATATGGTTTCTTCTCTGACCATAGTGATGAGTTTGTTTCCACTGATGTATAA
- the LOC130499936 gene encoding uncharacterized protein LOC130499936 yields the protein MIFKLHAVYGEWLLRDFRWDFVVDDLKGARLFLLNEDSTHAELVAMAQEDYNLDMRSVTVEISYSLPAEMMMTPSSPPIHVTSDRQVRNLLEILKTHRVCLCVSSRSKVETVSEKREEAGDNDEAGEWEEDVGDNDEAGEWEEDVGDNDEADECFEDVGDNESVEDENQDGEEENGEEENGEEDADNTIVGETDQNGGDYSLYGKVLDEDEEDDDNICFEEIEKTYAKTNAIEGGKSDCTSIYVNQSFVSKDALLSELRLTAVRGRFSFRIYKSTKTLLVAICRVSGCGWKIRASVKHGSNTFWVTKYVEKHLCSIGDRIAQRRHCTPKYVGSLFIDRVGIIDGITPQHITDAMKNMFGMTLDYTTSYRALLYAQKLVRGSAEEGYSRLPSYLEQISIANPDSITAIELDSEKRFKYLFLSFGASIKGFKYQRRVIVVDGTHLSGKYGGVMLVAAAQDGNFQIFPLAFGIVDAEDEPSWEWFFTKLASCISHDKPLVIVSDRHAAIKSACEKVFPWATRGICYYHLQDNIVKKFKGKHLMYLVKGAAYAHTVHDFNRYMAEIRSANPELATYLEKADAKLWSRVYCKGNRFNIKTSNIAESINSALKRARGFPIPFLLEFIRQKLGKWYWKRRQDALSLPTVHSRGVEYLLAVRSEIADTMTVEPIDGWRFFVKGGKMDCAVDLEHVKCGCGVYGVEKIPCSHAIAAGTHAGVHIDTLVCPLYSKNHLYAGYSENIYPIVSQHIEERECFPPNVKRGPGRQKKSRWQSWLELSRMRGHKTQKKHRARRCSKLQGNWPYETTMYTTS from the coding sequence atgatttttaagttacatgcagtgtatggagaatggttgttgagagatttccgttgggattttgtggttgatgatctcaaaggagcaagattgtttttattgaatgaagattcaacacatgctgaacttgttgcaatggctcaagaagattataacctggacatgagatcagtgactgtggagattagctactcattaccagcagaaatgatgatgactccaagcagtcctcccattcatgttacaagtgatagacaagttcgaaacttgctcgagatactcaaaacgcatagagtatgtctttgtgtatcaagccgcagcaaggtggaaacggtttcagagaaaagagaagaagctggtgataatgatgaagctggtgaatgggaagaagatgttggtgataatgatgaagctggtgaatgggaagaagatgttggtgataatgatgaggctgatgaatgttttgaagatgttggtgataatgagtctgttgaagatgaaaatcaagatggggaggaggaaaatggggaggaggaaaatggggaggaggatgctgataacactattgttggtgaaacggatcagaatggtggggattacagtctttatggaaaggttctagatgaggacgaggaagatgatgataatatttgttttgaagaaattgaaaagacatatgctaagacaaatgctattgaaggaggaaaatcggattgtaccagcatctatgtcaaccagagttttgttagcaaggatgcactgctttcagagctgcggttgacagcagtgaggggtaggttttctttcagaatatacaaatcaacaaaaactctccttgtggcaatatgtcgggttagcggttgtggatggaagatcagagcgagtgtgaaacatgggtcaaacacgttttgggtaacaaagtatgtggaaaaacatttatgctcaattggagaccgaatcgctcagcggagacactgtactccaaagtatgttggtagtcttttcattgatcgtgttgggatcattgatgggataactccacagcatatcactgatgcaatgaagaacatgtttggcatgacgcttgattacaccacttcatacagagcactgttatatgcacagaaattggtgagaggatcagcagaagaagggtattcgcgtctgccttcatatctcgagcaaatctccattgcaaatcctgattctatcacggctatagaacttgattctgagaaaagatttaagtatctatttctctcttttggagcttctatcaaaggttttaagtatcagagaagggtcattgtggtggatggaactcacctaagtggaaagtatggaggtgttatgttagttgcagccgcacaagatggcaattttcagatattcccattggcttttgggatcgtggatgctgaagatgaaccttcttgggaatggtttttcacaaaattggctagttgtatatctcatgacaagcctctggtgatagtctctgaccggcacgcggccattaaaagtgcgtgtgagaaggtgtttccttgggcaacccgaggaatatgttattatcaccttcaagataacattgtcaaaaagtttaaagggaaacatctcatgtacttggtgaaaggggctgcttatgcgcacacggttcacgattttaaccggtacatggctgagatacggagtgcaaacccggaacttgcaacgtatttggagaaggccgacgccaagctatggtcaagggtttattgtaaggggaacaggttcaacataaaaacaagcaacatcgctgaatctattaattccgcactgaagcgagcaagaggatttccgattccgttcctgctggagttcataaggcagaagttaggaaaatggtattggaaaaggagacaagatgctttgagtctcccaactgtacatagccggggtgttgaatacttgcttgctgttcgatcagagatagcggatacgatgacggtcgaaccaattgatggatggcgtttctttgtcaaaggtggcaaaatggactgtgcggttgatttggaacatgtaaagtgtggttgtggtgtctatggagtggagaaaataccttgctctcatgctatagcagctggaacacatgctggtgtgcatatcgacacacttgtatgtccactttactcaaagaatcatctgtatgcaggatactcagagaatatatatcctatcgtgtcacaacatattgaggaacgagaatgctttcctccaaacgtaaagcgtggtccggggagacagaagaaatcaagatggcaatcttggttggagctatctaggatgaggggacacaaaacccagaagaaacacagggcacggagatgctcaaaactgcaaggaaactggccatacgaaaccacaatgtacacaaccagttga
- the LOC130499829 gene encoding paired amphipathic helix protein Sin3-like 5 has product MVTKKPSRRDAYEYIYTVRDHFQDNREIYDTFLKVLKDFHSDRIGPSDVISMMIELFKGHQHLLLGFNKFLPEGSKITLESDQTLPKKPEFRHALDFVRKVKARLQDDRAYMSFITILKMQIEGKKCFTEVYHEVSEVLRDHPDLREEFIFFLPS; this is encoded by the exons ATGGTCACAAAAAAGCCATCTAGAAGGGATGCTTATGAATACATATATACTGTGAGGGATCATTTTCAAGATAATCGTGAAATATATGATACATTCCTTAAGGTCCTGAAGGACTTCCATTCTGACAG AATTGGTCCTAGTGATGTCATATCAATGATGATCGAACTCTTTAAGGGACACCAACACCTTCTTTTGGGTTTCAATAAATTCTTACCAGAGGGTTCTAAGATAACACTCGAAAGCGATCAAACTCTACCAAAAAAGCCTGAGTTTCGCCATGCTCTTGATTTTGTCCGCAAGGTTAAG GCAAGGTTACAAGATGATCGTGCATACATGTCTTTCATAACAATATTGAAAATGCAAATAGAAGGAAAGAAGTGTTTTACTGAGGTTTACCATGAG GTGTCTGAGGTCCTCCGAGACCACCCCGACTTGCGTGaggaatttatttttttcctccCTAGTTAA